The Hymenobacter sp. 5317J-9 genome has a window encoding:
- a CDS encoding TldD/PmbA family protein — MPILSKDEAQTILKKVLSFSTADECEANLNGRTGGNVRSARNTISTAGAVDNVSLSVTSYFGKKSGVATCNEFDDATLRRCVQRAEEIAKLAPESPEHMPLLGPQQYTESKLAFAASTAAIDPDYRARQVGASTALCDQRKVTSAGFLEDMAGFVAKRNSKGLEAYQQYTNVEFSVTVRTPDGKGSGYAAADYTDASKFDAARLTRIAAEKASSSVNAKALEPGKYTVILEPNALLSNVDTSLMAVLMGSLDARSADEGRSFLSKKGGGNKKGEKLFDERVTIYSDPMNAEIPDITFAGDGRPQKRVTWIEKGVVKNLYSSRYWAQKAGIPDLPPPGGWIMEGGTQSTADLIKGTAKGILVTRLWYIRPVDPQTLLYTGLTRDGTFYIENGQIKFPIKNFRFNESPVIMLNNLEAIGKPVRLGGNLIPPLKIRDFTFTSLSDAV; from the coding sequence ATGCCCATTCTTTCTAAAGACGAAGCTCAGACCATTCTGAAGAAGGTGCTGAGCTTCAGCACGGCCGACGAGTGCGAGGCCAACCTCAACGGCCGCACCGGCGGCAACGTACGCTCGGCGCGCAACACCATCAGCACGGCCGGGGCCGTCGACAACGTCTCCTTGTCAGTGACCAGCTACTTCGGTAAAAAAAGTGGTGTGGCCACCTGCAACGAGTTCGACGACGCCACCCTGCGCCGCTGCGTGCAGCGGGCCGAGGAGATTGCCAAGCTCGCGCCCGAAAGCCCGGAGCACATGCCCCTGCTCGGCCCCCAGCAATACACGGAAAGCAAGCTGGCCTTTGCGGCCAGCACCGCCGCCATCGACCCCGACTACCGGGCCCGGCAGGTGGGCGCCAGCACGGCGCTCTGCGACCAGCGCAAGGTGACGTCGGCCGGTTTTCTGGAAGACATGGCCGGCTTCGTGGCCAAGCGCAACAGCAAGGGCCTCGAAGCCTACCAGCAGTACACCAACGTAGAGTTTAGCGTGACGGTGCGCACGCCCGATGGCAAAGGCTCGGGCTACGCCGCCGCCGACTACACCGATGCCAGCAAGTTTGACGCCGCCCGCCTCACGCGCATCGCGGCCGAGAAAGCGTCGTCGTCGGTGAATGCCAAGGCGCTGGAGCCCGGCAAATACACCGTCATTCTGGAGCCCAACGCGCTGCTTTCCAACGTCGACACTTCGCTGATGGCCGTGCTCATGGGCAGCCTCGACGCCCGCTCGGCCGATGAGGGCCGTAGCTTCCTGAGCAAGAAGGGCGGAGGCAACAAGAAGGGCGAAAAGCTGTTCGATGAGCGGGTTACGATTTATTCGGACCCCATGAACGCCGAAATCCCCGACATCACCTTTGCCGGCGACGGCCGCCCGCAAAAGCGCGTGACCTGGATTGAGAAAGGCGTGGTGAAAAACCTCTATTCCTCGCGCTACTGGGCCCAGAAAGCCGGGATTCCGGACTTGCCTCCTCCCGGCGGCTGGATAATGGAAGGCGGCACCCAAAGCACGGCCGACCTCATCAAGGGCACGGCCAAAGGCATCCTGGTGACGCGCCTGTGGTACATCCGCCCCGTCGACCCGCAGACGCTGCTGTACACCGGCCTGACCCGCGACGGCACGTTCTACATCGAGAATGGTCAAATCAAGTTCCCCATCAAAAACTTCCGCTTCAACGAAAGCCCGGTCATCATGCTCAACAACCTGGAAGCCATTGGGAAACCGGTGCGCTTGGGCGGCAACCTGATTCCGCCGCTCAAAATCCGGGACTTCACCTTCACCAGCCTTTCCGACGCGGTATAG
- a CDS encoding DUF4175 domain-containing protein: MRFSSPAATATAGQVPARITETQLLVTPPAYTRQPAFAPGQASFQCPEGSRVRWQVQVSRGAGRQEPVLEIGRMRRPLQPVAEQPGRYYAELKLTASTLYRLRLGSSASDDYAIDVRTDQAPVLRIQTPKPYTLVEAYGRRPEVAVRATARDDYGLSRAELVITVAQGQGEAVKFREVRRDLTAALGGASQASLTNVLNLPKLGLTYGDELYFYLTARDNAGHTSRTDAYLVQWQDTAVADSPADVGMGVKVAPAYFRSQRQIIIDTEKLIAEKPKLDPATVASRANALGFDQQTLRLRYGKFMGEESEQAMGAAPHSPIAEDEDAAGPPTAEAPEEQHDDHHDHAAPPASSSAKASPTAETDELMDPYMHKHDDAETADFLEPAVKAKLRAVLDEMWAAELRLRTGQLAAARPYEYRALRLLKQVQQQTRAFVKKAGFTPPPMPEATLRLTGELKGAAAPRRQQQLAAATPQPAVRAALRWLGTHAPGANAKPAEAAVLEQAGSVLTGAALERPGVYLPALKALRQLVADVRAGRPTCADCRSPVEHALTDLLAAPAPVPAPTTAPDRLARRYFQEISR; encoded by the coding sequence GTGCGGTTTTCAAGCCCTGCTGCCACTGCAACGGCTGGTCAGGTGCCCGCCCGCATCACCGAAACGCAACTGCTGGTGACGCCGCCGGCTTACACCCGCCAGCCGGCGTTTGCGCCGGGGCAGGCGTCTTTTCAATGCCCTGAAGGTTCGCGGGTGCGCTGGCAGGTGCAGGTTAGCCGCGGCGCCGGCCGGCAAGAGCCCGTGCTGGAAATCGGCCGGATGCGGCGACCACTGCAGCCAGTAGCGGAGCAGCCGGGACGGTATTACGCAGAGCTGAAGCTTACTGCTTCCACGCTCTACCGGCTGCGGCTGGGCAGCAGCGCATCAGACGACTATGCCATTGACGTGCGCACCGACCAGGCGCCGGTGCTGCGTATTCAAACCCCCAAGCCCTACACGCTGGTGGAGGCCTACGGCCGACGGCCCGAAGTAGCAGTGCGGGCCACTGCGCGCGACGACTACGGCCTGAGCCGCGCCGAACTGGTCATCACCGTGGCTCAGGGCCAGGGCGAGGCCGTGAAGTTCCGGGAGGTGCGGCGCGACCTGACGGCCGCGCTGGGTGGCGCCTCGCAAGCCAGCCTCACCAATGTGCTCAACCTGCCCAAACTGGGCCTCACCTACGGCGACGAGCTGTATTTCTACCTCACCGCGCGCGACAACGCCGGCCACACTTCGCGCACCGACGCCTACCTGGTGCAGTGGCAGGACACGGCCGTGGCCGACAGCCCCGCCGACGTGGGCATGGGCGTGAAGGTGGCGCCCGCCTACTTCCGTAGCCAGCGCCAAATCATCATCGACACCGAAAAGCTCATTGCCGAAAAGCCGAAGCTGGACCCGGCCACCGTGGCCAGCCGCGCCAACGCCCTGGGGTTCGACCAGCAGACGCTGCGCCTGCGCTACGGCAAGTTTATGGGCGAAGAATCGGAGCAGGCCATGGGGGCGGCACCGCACTCGCCCATTGCCGAAGACGAGGATGCCGCTGGCCCGCCCACTGCCGAAGCCCCCGAGGAACAACACGACGACCACCACGACCACGCTGCCCCGCCGGCCTCGTCTTCAGCGAAAGCGTCCCCCACGGCCGAAACCGATGAGCTGATGGACCCCTACATGCACAAGCACGACGACGCCGAAACCGCCGATTTCCTGGAGCCCGCCGTGAAAGCCAAGCTGCGCGCCGTGCTCGACGAGATGTGGGCGGCCGAGCTGCGCCTGCGCACCGGCCAGCTGGCGGCGGCCCGCCCATACGAATACCGCGCCTTGCGCCTGCTCAAGCAGGTGCAGCAGCAAACCCGCGCCTTTGTCAAGAAAGCGGGTTTCACGCCCCCGCCCATGCCCGAGGCCACCCTGCGCCTCACCGGCGAGTTGAAAGGCGCGGCCGCCCCGCGCCGCCAGCAGCAGCTGGCTGCCGCAACGCCCCAGCCGGCCGTGCGGGCCGCCCTGCGCTGGCTGGGCACCCACGCGCCCGGCGCCAACGCCAAGCCAGCCGAGGCGGCGGTGCTGGAGCAGGCCGGCTCGGTGCTGACCGGGGCAGCCCTGGAGCGGCCGGGCGTGTATTTGCCGGCCCTGAAGGCGTTGCGCCAGCTGGTGGCCGACGTGCGCGCCGGCCGCCCCACCTGCGCCGATTGCCGCTCGCCCGTGGAGCATGCCCTCACCGACCTGCTGGCGGCGCCCGCCCCAGTGCCGGCGCCCACCACTGCCCCCGACCGGCTGGCCCGGCGTTATTTCCAGGAAATCAGCCGTTAG
- the pelA gene encoding pectate lyase produces the protein MKTTALRLLGLVLLLLLSFWLLPARAQTVTVAADGSANFRTIQEAINSLPATAARPRTVYIKNGTYCEKVYVDGKANLVLKGQSERGVVLTFPQARDLWLCGPDAKAGDWGVATLNLRNSPDITLENLSVVNSYGFEATGEVTIACPTAPGGQKTVSKTGHQMALRALPGATRLIARHCTFRALGGDTVSPWDTEAGAYYFKDCTMEGGVDFYCPRGWAYAENCRFICHSREAAIWHDGSGSRDSKTVLRNCTFSGDDGFKLGRFHREAQFYLVDCTFARNMADADIYHAASGPGPKQWGRRVYYANCHRQGGDYAWHRDNLATAEGAPKPKDLTAAWTFGGRWNPLTGAVAATASAVPAAQLDTTAEKMLLYQRAVGGWPKALGEVKINYAARLSKGARAGLLDSKNQNDATIDNDATTREIHYLLKAFLQTHNPAYRKGAENGIRYLLKMQYPNGGFPQFYPDLSGYRREITFNDDAMIRALTLLRRVARKEERYAQVDPELVPLAQAAVARGVDCILKTQIIQNGRPTAWCAQYDEVSLQPAKARAFELASLSGAESVGIVRFLMDEPATPAVKAAIEGAVAWFEQVKMPGYALKEVAAPQEKSHRDRVIVPQPGATLWARFYELGTNRPIYVGRDSQVHYQLSEIENERRAGYVYASTWPAELLQKEYPAWQKRVAAR, from the coding sequence GGTGTACATCAAAAACGGCACCTACTGCGAAAAGGTGTACGTGGACGGCAAAGCTAACCTCGTGCTCAAGGGGCAAAGCGAAAGAGGCGTTGTCCTGACCTTTCCGCAGGCCCGCGACCTGTGGCTGTGCGGCCCCGATGCCAAGGCCGGCGACTGGGGCGTGGCCACCCTCAACCTGCGCAACAGTCCCGACATCACCCTCGAAAACCTGAGCGTGGTGAACAGCTACGGTTTCGAAGCCACCGGCGAAGTGACCATAGCCTGCCCCACGGCCCCCGGCGGCCAGAAAACGGTGAGCAAAACCGGCCACCAGATGGCCCTGCGCGCCCTGCCCGGCGCCACGCGCCTCATTGCGCGGCACTGCACCTTCCGGGCCCTGGGCGGCGACACCGTGAGCCCCTGGGACACCGAGGCCGGCGCGTATTATTTCAAGGACTGCACCATGGAGGGCGGGGTGGACTTTTATTGCCCGCGCGGCTGGGCCTACGCCGAAAACTGCCGCTTCATTTGCCACAGCCGGGAGGCCGCCATCTGGCACGACGGCTCGGGCAGCCGCGACTCGAAAACCGTGCTGCGCAACTGCACTTTCTCCGGCGACGACGGCTTCAAGCTGGGGCGCTTTCACCGCGAAGCGCAGTTTTACCTAGTCGACTGCACCTTTGCCCGGAACATGGCCGATGCCGACATCTACCACGCCGCTTCGGGACCCGGGCCCAAGCAGTGGGGCCGCCGCGTGTACTACGCCAACTGCCACCGCCAGGGCGGCGACTACGCCTGGCACCGCGACAACCTGGCCACCGCCGAGGGCGCGCCGAAGCCCAAAGACCTCACCGCTGCCTGGACCTTCGGCGGGCGCTGGAACCCGCTGACGGGCGCCGTAGCCGCAACGGCCTCCGCCGTGCCCGCCGCACAGCTCGACACCACGGCCGAAAAGATGCTGCTCTACCAGCGCGCCGTGGGCGGCTGGCCCAAGGCTTTAGGCGAAGTGAAAATCAACTACGCCGCCCGCCTGAGCAAGGGCGCCCGCGCGGGCTTGCTCGACAGCAAAAACCAGAACGATGCCACCATCGACAACGACGCCACCACCCGCGAAATCCACTACCTGCTCAAAGCCTTCCTGCAAACCCACAATCCGGCCTACCGCAAAGGGGCCGAAAACGGCATCCGCTACCTGCTGAAAATGCAGTACCCCAACGGCGGCTTTCCGCAGTTTTACCCGGACCTGAGCGGCTACCGGCGCGAAATCACCTTCAACGACGACGCTATGATTCGGGCCCTTACCCTGTTGCGCCGCGTGGCCCGCAAGGAGGAGCGCTACGCCCAAGTCGACCCCGAACTGGTGCCGCTGGCCCAGGCCGCCGTGGCCCGCGGGGTCGACTGCATTCTGAAAACGCAGATTATCCAGAACGGCCGCCCCACCGCCTGGTGCGCCCAATACGACGAAGTGAGCCTGCAGCCGGCCAAAGCCCGGGCCTTCGAGCTGGCGTCGCTGAGCGGCGCGGAGTCGGTGGGCATCGTGCGCTTTTTGATGGACGAACCCGCCACGCCCGCCGTGAAAGCCGCCATCGAGGGGGCCGTGGCCTGGTTTGAGCAGGTGAAGATGCCGGGCTACGCGCTCAAGGAAGTTGCCGCGCCGCAGGAAAAAAGCCACCGCGACCGGGTGATTGTGCCGCAGCCCGGCGCCACGCTCTGGGCGCGCTTCTATGAGCTGGGCACCAACCGGCCCATCTACGTGGGACGTGACAGCCAGGTGCACTACCAGCTCAGCGAGATTGAAAACGAGCGCCGGGCGGGCTACGTGTACGCCAGCACCTGGCCGGCCGAGCTGCTGCAGAAGGAATACCCCGCCTGGCAGAAACGAGTGGCTGCCAGGTAG
- a CDS encoding DUF58 domain-containing protein, protein MLSPQLLHGLRNLSLAARQAAEGFLNGAHASRRHGAGMEFSQYRPYQPGDDLRRLDWRLAARSDRYYLREAEVDTSLTVHLLLDASASMNHRDDNGLTKLDYARLLLAALAYLATQQGDAVGLTVLSPAGLQHLPPRADARQLPRLYHALETATAAGAFPAAATLAPLTARRQRALTVCVSDLYEETGEIQALLTRLRAVSGDVLLLHLAAHNELEFSHKGPVTFRDLETNQTLQLDADQQRPAYLQQLQQWLRETAQSARLQGFDYHLLDTSQPLDGAMREFLRRRQMT, encoded by the coding sequence ATGCTTTCCCCCCAACTCCTGCACGGCTTGCGCAACCTGTCCCTGGCCGCCCGGCAAGCGGCCGAGGGCTTCCTGAACGGCGCGCACGCCAGCCGCCGCCACGGCGCGGGCATGGAGTTCAGCCAATACCGCCCCTACCAGCCCGGCGACGACCTGCGCCGCCTCGACTGGCGCCTGGCTGCCCGCTCGGACCGGTACTACCTGCGCGAGGCAGAAGTCGACACCAGCCTGACAGTGCACCTGCTGCTCGACGCCAGCGCCAGCATGAACCACCGCGACGACAACGGCCTGACCAAGCTCGACTACGCCCGGCTGCTGCTGGCCGCGCTGGCCTACCTGGCCACCCAGCAGGGCGACGCCGTGGGCCTGACCGTGCTGAGCCCCGCCGGCCTGCAGCACCTGCCGCCCCGCGCCGATGCCCGCCAGCTCCCCCGCCTCTACCACGCCCTGGAAACGGCCACGGCCGCGGGCGCCTTCCCCGCGGCTGCCACGCTGGCCCCGCTCACGGCCCGGCGGCAGCGGGCCCTCACGGTATGCGTGAGCGACCTGTACGAGGAAACCGGCGAAATCCAAGCCCTGCTCACCCGCCTGCGGGCCGTGAGCGGCGACGTACTGCTGCTGCATTTGGCCGCTCATAATGAACTTGAATTCAGCCACAAAGGCCCGGTTACTTTCAGGGATTTAGAAACTAATCAAACCCTGCAACTCGACGCCGACCAGCAGCGCCCGGCCTACCTGCAGCAGTTGCAGCAGTGGCTACGCGAAACCGCCCAAAGCGCCCGCCTCCAGGGCTTCGACTACCATTTACTCGACACTTCTCAACCTTTGGACGGCGCCATGCGCGAGTTCCTGCGCCGCCGCCAAATGACGTAG
- a CDS encoding porin family protein — translation MKKLLVICLLTLFFAPLAHAQFGVKGGLNVAELTGRDGEDASYKAFYHVGIFYQAHLLGPLSIQPEVQYSLQGGNLKSAFTNYDSQLHYLTVPILAKLTVGPVFIEGGPQFGVLLGADQSGNMQVGLAPDGTPAYGNVSRPATGSFKRGDFSLAGGAGLKLSAGFSLGARLVAGLNDINDVQNLSGINDPRLQNRVYQVYAAFQFGGGK, via the coding sequence ATGAAAAAGCTTCTGGTTATTTGTTTGTTGACTCTGTTTTTCGCTCCCTTAGCCCACGCGCAGTTTGGCGTAAAAGGTGGCCTCAACGTGGCCGAGCTTACGGGCCGCGACGGCGAAGACGCCTCCTACAAAGCCTTCTACCACGTTGGCATCTTCTACCAGGCCCACTTGCTGGGCCCGCTGTCCATTCAGCCCGAAGTGCAGTACTCGCTGCAGGGCGGCAACCTGAAATCGGCTTTCACCAACTACGACAGCCAGCTGCACTACCTCACGGTGCCCATCCTGGCCAAACTCACCGTTGGGCCGGTGTTCATCGAGGGCGGCCCGCAATTTGGCGTGCTGCTGGGCGCCGACCAGTCGGGCAACATGCAGGTAGGCCTGGCGCCCGACGGCACGCCCGCCTACGGCAACGTGTCGCGCCCGGCCACGGGCAGCTTCAAGCGCGGCGATTTCAGCCTCGCCGGCGGCGCCGGGCTGAAACTGTCTGCCGGCTTTTCGCTCGGCGCCCGGCTGGTGGCCGGCCTCAACGATATTAATGACGTGCAAAACCTGTCCGGCATCAACGACCCACGCCTGCAGAACCGCGTGTACCAGGTGTATGCGGCCTTCCAGTTCGGCGGCGGGAAATAA
- a CDS encoding BatA domain-containing protein — MLTLLTPSALLALLGLLVPLAIHLWNRRPAREVPVGSLRWLAAGANRRLRNLKLEQLGLLLVRASLLAVLALALAGPVWRSILPRGRGQVLLSPEVLGNPALAALRPTVDSLRKRGYGLRWLTAGFPKMSGAAWRANAAGPRDSARLLSAGARATGFAWARVQQAADAFAGQPLFVLTPATLRSFQGPHPALRSGINWQTVPGRGEAAWLQEAGLKGDSLHLVIGNSTETQTTFRRAAAAAPRSAGEQIRVPGLVPLRYVSTAANAKSLVPVPVTGAAPAGPAVAVAPVPVVIEMYATPAYAAEARYLRAAVRAAAVGFAVAPVIRLNSAPPRVGADWLFWLADEPLPEAWRVAVGHGARVWQEAAGPGFADEARLVPEFASESPAVIFRRDTEKDVAGSRPLWQDGRGRPVLSYKSSGQGAYYQLHTRLSPNWSGLADNPSLPARLLTLLNPPIASPATTTALAVLDQRALDPAQLSVPVFEATEASAPTPDGFQTAELRPWLVLMAGLLFALERLLAFRRERRALPTSL; from the coding sequence TTGCTCACCCTACTCACCCCGTCTGCGTTGCTGGCTCTGCTGGGCTTGCTGGTGCCGCTGGCCATCCACCTGTGGAACCGCCGGCCGGCCCGCGAGGTGCCGGTGGGCAGCCTGCGCTGGCTGGCCGCGGGCGCCAACCGCCGCCTGCGCAACCTGAAGCTGGAGCAGCTTGGGCTGCTGCTGGTGCGGGCGTCACTGCTGGCGGTACTGGCCCTGGCGCTGGCCGGCCCGGTGTGGCGAAGCATCCTTCCCCGCGGCCGTGGCCAGGTGCTGCTAAGCCCCGAGGTGCTGGGCAACCCCGCCCTGGCTGCCCTGCGGCCAACCGTCGACTCGCTGCGGAAGCGGGGCTACGGGCTGCGCTGGCTCACGGCGGGCTTCCCGAAAATGTCGGGGGCAGCGTGGCGGGCCAATGCGGCCGGCCCGCGCGACAGCGCCCGCCTGTTAAGCGCCGGTGCGCGGGCCACCGGCTTTGCCTGGGCGCGGGTGCAGCAGGCGGCCGATGCCTTCGCCGGCCAGCCGCTATTCGTGCTTACGCCGGCTACCCTGCGCAGCTTCCAGGGTCCTCATCCTGCTTTGCGCTCCGGTATCAACTGGCAGACGGTGCCGGGCCGGGGCGAGGCCGCCTGGCTACAGGAAGCCGGGCTGAAAGGTGACAGCCTGCACTTGGTGATTGGCAACAGCACGGAAACCCAAACCACTTTTCGGCGCGCAGCTGCGGCCGCACCCCGGAGCGCAGGTGAGCAAATCCGCGTGCCGGGGCTGGTGCCGCTGCGCTACGTGAGCACCGCAGCCAACGCGAAGAGCCTCGTCCCGGTCCCAGTAACTGGCGCCGCGCCTGCGGGGCCGGCCGTGGCCGTTGCGCCGGTCCCCGTGGTGATTGAGATGTATGCAACGCCGGCTTACGCGGCTGAGGCGCGGTACCTGAGAGCGGCGGTGCGCGCGGCGGCGGTAGGCTTCGCGGTGGCGCCGGTCATTCGGCTGAATTCAGCACCGCCTCGCGTGGGGGCCGATTGGCTGTTTTGGCTGGCCGATGAGCCGCTGCCCGAAGCGTGGCGCGTGGCAGTCGGCCACGGAGCACGGGTGTGGCAGGAGGCGGCCGGGCCGGGCTTTGCCGATGAGGCCCGGCTGGTGCCGGAATTTGCTTCGGAATCACCGGCCGTCATTTTTCGGCGCGACACTGAGAAGGACGTTGCGGGCAGCCGGCCGCTCTGGCAGGATGGCCGGGGGCGCCCGGTGCTGTCCTACAAGTCGTCGGGACAGGGTGCCTACTACCAGCTGCACACCCGCCTGAGCCCAAACTGGAGCGGCTTAGCCGACAACCCTTCCCTACCGGCCCGCCTCCTGACGCTACTGAACCCACCAATTGCTTCCCCGGCCACGACGACGGCGCTGGCAGTACTCGACCAACGCGCCCTGGACCCCGCACAACTTTCGGTTCCGGTTTTTGAGGCAACGGAGGCCTCGGCCCCCACTCCTGATGGTTTCCAAACGGCCGAACTTCGCCCCTGGCTGGTGCTCATGGCCGGGCTTTTGTTTGCTCTCGAACGCCTGCTGGCTTTTCGCCGGGAAAGGCGGGCCTTACCTACGTCACTATGA
- a CDS encoding DUF4159 domain-containing protein, with amino-acid sequence MPATPFTFVRLKYHSGDWDAVDERMPANLLHSLVQYTTVPVDPKEKVVALDSPDLFNYPFCYLSGHRLVQFSSAEKQNFTQYVRNGGFVFVDDCNHDIDGLFARSFEEQMRQCFGAGALKKIPKTHPIYSQFFTFKDGPPNTGFELNGWGDDLVHDYLKAVEIKGRIGVLYSNKDYGCEWDYDFRNKRFLAEDNTKFGVNILLYALT; translated from the coding sequence GTGCCCGCTACTCCTTTCACTTTTGTGCGCCTGAAATACCACTCCGGCGACTGGGACGCGGTGGACGAACGGATGCCCGCCAACCTGTTGCACTCGTTGGTGCAGTATACTACCGTGCCCGTCGACCCCAAAGAAAAAGTGGTGGCCCTGGACAGTCCGGATTTGTTCAATTACCCTTTCTGCTACCTCAGCGGCCACCGGCTGGTGCAGTTTTCCAGCGCTGAAAAACAGAATTTTACGCAATACGTGCGCAACGGCGGCTTCGTGTTTGTGGACGATTGTAACCACGACATTGACGGCCTTTTCGCGCGTTCCTTCGAGGAGCAGATGCGCCAGTGTTTCGGCGCCGGCGCCCTGAAGAAAATCCCCAAAACGCACCCCATCTACTCCCAGTTTTTCACCTTCAAGGACGGCCCGCCCAACACCGGCTTCGAGCTCAACGGCTGGGGCGACGACCTGGTGCATGACTACCTCAAAGCCGTTGAAATCAAAGGCCGCATCGGCGTGCTCTACTCCAACAAAGACTACGGCTGCGAGTGGGACTACGATTTTCGCAACAAGCGCTTCCTGGCCGAAGACAACACGAAGTTTGGGGTGAATATTTTGCTGTATGCTTTGACCTAG
- a CDS encoding MoxR family ATPase translates to MTEQEVNALLAKLPVLKAEIAKVIVGQETVLDEVLVALLAGGHALLEGVPGLAKTLLVRTLAAATDLPFRRIQFTPDLMPTDILGTEVLEEDHGTGHRSFKFNPGPIFASLVLADEINRTPPKTQAALLEAMQEGHVTYAGTEHALPKPFFLLATQNPIEQSGTYPLPEAQLDRFLLYVRIGYPTADEELAVLRGTTGAAGQQVSPVLGGPDIRSLQALVRQVSLSPELMDFVNRLVRATRPATSEVAFIKTYGRWGAGPRAGQALILCAKARALLHGRFAATLEDIRTLAPPVLRHRVLLNFNAEAENLTADDAVAELLKAVKV, encoded by the coding sequence ATGACCGAACAAGAAGTAAACGCCCTCCTGGCCAAGCTGCCCGTGCTCAAAGCCGAGATTGCCAAGGTGATAGTGGGCCAGGAAACGGTGCTGGACGAGGTACTGGTAGCCCTGCTGGCCGGCGGCCACGCGCTGCTCGAAGGCGTGCCCGGCCTGGCCAAAACGCTGCTGGTGCGCACGCTGGCCGCGGCCACTGATTTGCCCTTCCGCCGCATCCAGTTCACGCCCGACCTGATGCCGACCGACATCCTGGGCACCGAGGTGCTGGAGGAAGACCACGGCACCGGCCACCGCTCGTTCAAGTTCAACCCGGGGCCCATTTTCGCCAGCCTGGTGCTGGCCGATGAAATCAACCGGACGCCGCCCAAAACGCAGGCGGCCCTGCTCGAAGCCATGCAGGAAGGCCACGTCACCTACGCCGGCACCGAGCACGCGCTGCCCAAGCCCTTCTTCCTGCTGGCCACCCAAAACCCCATCGAGCAAAGCGGCACCTACCCCCTGCCCGAGGCCCAGCTCGACCGCTTTTTGCTGTACGTGCGCATCGGCTACCCCACGGCCGACGAGGAGCTGGCGGTGCTGCGCGGCACCACGGGCGCGGCGGGGCAGCAGGTTTCGCCGGTGCTGGGCGGGCCCGACATCCGGAGCCTGCAGGCGCTGGTGCGCCAGGTCAGCCTCAGCCCCGAGCTCATGGATTTCGTGAACCGGCTGGTGCGGGCCACGCGGCCGGCCACGTCGGAAGTGGCGTTCATCAAGACGTATGGCCGCTGGGGCGCGGGGCCGCGGGCCGGGCAGGCGCTCATTCTTTGCGCCAAAGCGCGGGCGCTGCTGCACGGCCGCTTCGCCGCCACGCTGGAGGATATCCGCACGTTGGCGCCGCCGGTACTGCGCCACCGGGTGCTGCTGAATTTCAACGCCGAAGCCGAAAACCTGACCGCCGACGACGCCGTGGCGGAGCTGCTGAAAGCGGTGAAGGTTTGA